The sequence TAAAATTTTTCGTTCTTTCATAGCGTCTACCAAAGCGAGGCGTTTGACCTCAATTTCAGCATCTGCTTTGACGATTTCAGCTGCTATCTGCTGCATTTGTGTATCTAGTACTCCAATATACCTAGTGTTTAACATCAGTTCTTGTGGAGTAATAGCTCCCCGCAAAGAGTCTTTGATTATTTTGTTTAATTCGTCTTTTTCATCTTCAAGTGATTGTTTTCGTTCAAGTATTCGATTCTTTTTTGCATAGGCATCAGCCAATTCTTTTTGTTTTACTTGTTCGATATTTTCTTTTAATGATAAGATGGACTCTAACCTAAACCTCATTGAACAATGTTCCTCATAATTTCTAAAGTTTGTTCAAGAGGAATATTTTCATCAACTTTTTGAGTGAGAAAGGCATTGATGGCACCCATTTTATCTATCGCCGCATCAATTTCAGGATTAGAACCACGGTTATAGGCACCAACGTTAATCAAATCTTCTACATCGGCATAGACCGCCATATGTCTCTTGATAATGGTAGCCAGCTCGCGATGCTCAGCAGAAATAACATCACCCATAACCCTCGAGATACTTGCAAGTACATCGATGGCTGGATAATGAGCTCTGTGTGCAATCTTGCGGCTAAGCATTATATGTCCGTCTAATATACCTCGAGCGGTATCCGTAACGGGTTCGTTAAAATCGTCTCCATCTACCAATACAGTGTATAAACCAGTGATTCCGCCAATCTCGTTGTTGCCAGTTCTTTCCAATAACTTAGGCATAACTCCAAAAACAGAAGGAGTATATCCGCGAGAAACAGGAGGTTCGCCAATCGAAAGGCCAATTTCACGCTGTGCCATAGAAAATCGAGTAAGTGAATCCATTAAAAACAATACTTGCTTTCCTTGATCTCTAAAATATTCGGCTATGGCAGTTGCGGTCTTCGCGGCCTTTAATCTAATCAGTGCGGGCTGATCGGATGTCGCAACAACAACAATAGACCGAGCAAGACCAGCCTCCTTTAAATCTTTTTCTAAAAATTCTCGAACCTCACGTCCTCGTTCTCCAATTAAAGCAATAACATTGATATCCGAAATAGCGTTACGAGCAATCATCCCCATAAGAGTACTTTTGCCCACGCCGCTACCTGCAAAGATTCCCATACGCTGCCCACTGCCAATGCTAAGCATTCCATCGATGGCTTTAATTCCTAACACCATCTGAGAAGCAATGCGCTTGCGCTTTAGAGGATCTGGCGCATCCTGCTCGATCGGTACCGAAAATTTACAACGATTAGGCGTGCCGTCTAAAGGGTTGGCTCGCCAATCTACAACTTTACCAAGTAAACTTTCGTCGACTTTAATAGTAATTTTTTGTCCATTAGAAATTACAGGACAGCCAGGACCAATGCCAGAGTTATTTCCTAAGGGCATTAGCAAAATATTTTTCTCGCGAAAGCCAACAACTTCTGCAAGCAGCGTGTTACCAGTTTTTGGTACAATCTCGCAAATATCTCCGATATTAGACATAGGTCCAATCGACTCAATTGCGCTTCCCACAACCTTGCTTACTTTGCCTTTATAAATAACTCGGGATTTCTCTAAAATATTATAATACTTATCAAGTGAAATCATGGCTCACCTCACTCAAAAGTCGAAGATCTTTTTTTAGCTCCTCCAAAGAATCAAGAGGATCGTATATGATTTGACCGCGATCTGTAGAAATTTCTATGGTATAATCACTCAACCGAGCATTTCTAACTACTTGCGCGCCTTTGTTAATAGATTCAATTTCTTCAATTTCATCTTCGGTCAATCTATCATAAACTGCCTTAGAAAGTCCAATTTCTATATTGGGGTCAATATCTTCGCCGAAAAGCAACTTATGCACTAAAAAAGCAATCCATTTATTAGAATGAGCAACCTCGTTAGAAACAATGGAGCCTAATAATGATATAAGCAAATCGATAACAGATCCCTCTATACTATCAAGAATTTGTTTTTTTTCGGTTAAAGCTTCAGCTTGGATGTCGTCTGAATTTTGATATGCTTCAAATAATATATCAGCACCCTGTAGCTCTAATTCATCTTCTCTGCGTTTAAGTTGTTTTTCAAACTCGATTTTTTCCTCCTCTATTTGTTTATCGGTAGATTCGTGCATTTGTTGCACTTCCAATTTTGCTGCAGAAATTATGGAATCTGCCTGTTCTTTAGCGTTTTCGAGGAGAAGGCGAGTTTCAGCTTCTAATTTAGTAATACTTTCCATGGTAACAATTGGAGAAGAGTCTTGCAGAAACTGAGTACCAATTTCAACAACGTTTTCTGTTTTCCATTTTCCTTTAATAATATTAGACAATCATCTCATCTCCTGATCCACGAGCAATAACAATTTCTCCTTGTTCTTCTAGTTTACGAATAATACCCACAATGTTTTGCTGTGACTCTTCTATTTCTTTAACACGCTTAGGTCCCATAAACTCGATGTCCTCTTGAATCATGGCAGCAAGACGAGTGGAAACGTTTTTGAATATAATCGATTTAACGGCCTCGTTAGCACCTTTAAGCGATATTGCAAGTTCATGATTATCAATTTCACGCATAAGACGTTGAATGTCTCTGTCGCCAAGAGTAACAATATCTTCGAATACAAACATTTTCTTTTTGATTTCTTCGGCAAGTTCTGGTTGCTCTATTTCGAGAGATTCCATAATATTCTTTTCGGTGGCTCTATCCACTTGGTTAATAATCTGAACGATAGCGTCAAGACCACCAACGTTGGTGTATTCTTCGGTAACAAGAGCCGACAAACGTTTTTCGAATTGTCTTTCAATCTCATTTACAACATCTGGAGATGCCCTATCCATAAGGGCAATTCTCTTTGCAGTATCCACTTGTATTTCGATTGGTAAAGCACTCAAAATAGTTGACGCCTGAGTTGGCTTTAAATAGGATAATATTAGAGCAATGGTTTGTGGATGCTCGTGTTGAATAAAGTTGATAAGCTGGCTAGCGTCTGCTTTGCGAGCAAATTCAAAAGGTCTAACTTGCAAGTTCATTGTAAGTTTATTTATAACTTCGTTTGCTTTGTCGAAACCGAGAGCCTTTTCGAGAAGTTGCTTAGCATAACTGATACCACCCTCTGCGATATAATCTTGAGCCAAACAGATTTCATAAAATTCATTTAAAACGTCCTTTTTCATTTGAGAAGATACAGTTTTAATGCTAGCAATTTCAAGGGTTAGATCTTCGATTTCGTCGTCCTTGAGATATTTGAAAATTTTGGCAGATTTTTCGGGTCCAATAGAAATCAAGAACATAGCAGCTTTTTGTTTTGAGGAAATGCTCTCACCTTTTCGCATTAGATCAATCCCCCCAATCTTCTTCTAGCCAATTGCGGAGTAGTCCCGCAACAGCTTCAGGTTTTTCATCAATAAATTTGTCGATTTTTGCTTTTGTTTCAATAACTTCTTTTAGTTCAATATCTTGCAATGAATCCTCCTCCTCTTCTTCAGGTCCAGCAACAGGTAATAAATCTTCAAACTCAAATTCATCTTCGGTAACAACTTCTTCGACAGGTTTTCTAAATCTAATCATAACTACTACAATAACAGCTCCTAACGCAAGTAATAAAATATAAGGAATAACATCTTCGGTTTGTAGAGTAAATGGCTCTTTATCAATAAATACAGGTTTTTCATAAGCAATAACGGCAACGTTTTCTAAACCAGCACCCATTTTTATTGCATCAATGGTGGCTTGTTCAACAACTAAAATATTAGTTACATCATTTGCTAATTTAAATTCTGCCCAAGTTTGACCATCTGGAAGAGTATCCTCTAATAGAGCTTCGTCGTATACGTTATATTTTGTTAAATTGATAGCAACAGAAGAATTGTTGTAGTCGATAGTTCCAATATTTTTTATTTCATTAGATAGTGTTTTATTGTGTTTATATATAATGTCGGAAGTGCCGCCTTCATAATTGCCAGAAAGTTCATTTCCAGCGACATATTCGGGTACATCTTCTACATTAGGGTCAAGCCCCGGAGCAAAGCCATCTTGAATATTGGTCGCTTCATAATTTTTGCGTCTTTCTTGATCTACAAGTCCAGTTTGTGAATCTGTAATTGGAGTTGTATATTCTTCTTTGGTTTGTTCAAAATAATCAAAATCTAAAATTAAATTAGGACTAATTGCAACTTCATCATAGATTGGACTAAGTAAAGTTGTAAGCTTATTTACTATATCTTTTTCAGCACTACTTTTTAAGCTCTGCTGGTCAGATGCAGTCATTTCACCAAACTCGTCTCCAGAAAACAATACATTGCTATCAGAATCCAAGATGGTAATATTTTCAAGCTTCAAATTATCAACTGCGTTTGAAAGCAACCTAGCTATTCCCTCAATTTGATTATCACTAATTTGTCTATGGAGAGTAAGTACAACACTTGCTGAACTTTCCATTTGGGATGCAATAAAGGAATTTTTCTCTTCTGGTACATTAAGCTGTACAGTTGCTTCGGCTATTCCCTCCATACCCATCAATATGTTCTCAAGGTCTACTTGCTTTAAATAAATAAGCTTAGTTCTTTTTTCAGCTTCCGTGGTTGACATGGAATTTGTAATTGCATCATAAAAAGTGTAGTCTCCTCGAGGAACATTTTCACGAGTAAGAATTATTTTAGCGGTGTTTAAATCTTCTTCATTAACTTGTATGGTCCTTCCGTCAATTAATTCGTAAGTAATATTATTGGCACCTAAGACTTCGTCAATTTGGCTAATTGCTTCCATATCAAGGTTTTGATACAAAATTGCAGTTTGGGGGCTAGAGAAAAAGAACACTGCAGCAATTATTGCAACAATTATCGCACCCGCACCAACACCGATTTGAATTTTTTGTCTTGAGGGTAAATTAGTCCATCTTTCAGTCAAGTTATTAGATACCTGAGTAATAGTTTCTCTCACTTGAATACACCTCTCATGTATTTATTTTATACTGGTATCTTAATAATTTCATTGTATGCCGTCATAATTTTATTTTGTACTTTCATCGTAAAAGAAAGCATAGTTGACGATTTTTCTTGTGCAATCATAAGGTCATGAATATTTTCGCTTTGCCCTGTAATAAAATCATAGGTTAGGTTGGTACTCACATTCTCTGCCTCTTGAGTTGCCTTCAAAAGATCGGTCGCTGCATTAAGAGATAATCTAAAAGAAGTATCATCTATTGCAGTAGTTTTGTTTGGTTCTCGGATTTCTTTCGGAGTATATCCCAGCATATTGACACGTCCAATTGCCATTGTTTCATCTCCTTTCGTCTAGTGTTTATCTACCAAGATCTAGTGCTTTAGTGTTCATTGATTTGAGATTGTTGAAAGCAGTAACATTTGCTTCGTATGATCTGCTAGCAGAAATCATGTTAACCATTTCGGTTACAACATCAACATTTGGCATTTCCACATACCCTTCTTCGTTGGCGTCAGGATGCGTCGGGTCAAAAATTAGTGGAAATGGAGTATCATCTTCAACAATTCCAGAAACCTGTACTCCACTAGTATGATACATATTCAGATTTCTATTCAAGATATTATGGAAGTTGTCTGGTAATTTATTTGCAGCATCGCGCATTGGAATGCTTTCAAATAGAACTGTTCGGCGCTGATAGGGGCCCCCGTCCGGGGTGCGAGTAGAATTAATGTTCGCTAGATTTTGAGTAATAACATCTAGCCTAAAACGCTGAGCAGTAAGACCTGTTGCAGCGATGTCCATTCCTGAAAAAAAAGACATAATCGAATCATCCTTTCATGAGCTTATTGAAGTTGCTGAAAAATATTTTGATAACGTTGCACTTGTGAAGTAGCACGTTGAATGAGCGTATTATAGCGGAGTGTTTCTTGGCTAAGTTGACTCATCTCCTTATCAATATCGATATTATTTCCATCTAAACGAGTTCTAGCGCCGGCATTGTCATAATAAACGCGAGGTTGAATACGGTTAAGGTCAATATTTTTTCTGCCATGCATCTGCAACTCGCGTGCTAATATACTTCCAAATTCAACATCAGTGCGCTTATAACCAACAGTGTCTATGTTGGCAATATTATTTGTGAGATGTTGATATCTAAGCATAGACGCATCGAGCGCTTTTTTTGTTATGTCGATATTCTCAAACATAATAATCTTTCCTCCTTTCTTTCTAGCTAGTGTTGTAAAATTTATAAGACTAAAATTTACATTTACACTTACTACCAGTATTTGCCTTAGAGCTAAGTTTATACGTTTTATTAAAATAAAGCAACTACTTCTGCAGAATTTTAATAAAACAGTCCAGATGAAAATAATACATTTTTTACTAGTATTCTCACATGCTGAATAAATATAGCATCATATAGGCTAATGCCAAAAATTACCAACAAGGCTTTTAGATAAAAATCGATAAAATGCTTAAATATGATGTCTGTTTTGAGAATACTATATGAGATTCCTTTATAAAAAATTTCCACTAAAACACCAATTATAGCCACGCTAGAAAAACCAGATATCATCAAGGTGGCTAAAATTCCTTGAATTCCGTACAAAATTACTAAACAAGTAAAGGTAAAAGAATATGAAAATATCATATAAAAAAGACTAACTACAGCAATGGGCAATAGATTTTTGTTCATAGTGCCAATAAAAATTAATATAGCTGGTATCAAATATGTAATAATAGCTTGTCGAAAAATTTCAAGACCAGGTATAATTTGAAAGTTTCCTTCAAAAAAACTGTTCACAGTATATAAAAGTGAGCTATTATCCTTCACAACAATAGCATATAGAGTGCCGCAAAAACTGCTAATCAAAATAAATAATAAAAAATATTTTCGGCTATTAATAAATTCACTCATGGCTAATCCTTCTTTCTTTCTTTTTTATTTATAATAAATATGAAACAAGCCATACTAAATAGAACAAAAACTATTTTGAAGGAGAGTTGTTATGTGGATAATTTTGGTAATTGTAACGTTATTCTGCTACTTAAAATATCGGGATAATATTTTTAGAGTTTTGCTATTATGTAGTATATTGACCTTAGTTTCAGCTAGTTTTATAGAATCAATACATCTACAGGTTGCGCTATTTTTAGTATATTGTCTAGCGGGATTAATATTTTTAATTTTGTTGAAGCAACCGATTTTTAATGTCAAGAGAAAGTATAATCTACAAAATGCTGTAGGAAAAATAGCTATTGTATCAGAACCGCTCGATGCCGAAAAAGAAGGTGCTGTAAAATTTAATGGAGATGTGTGGCATGCCAAAACAACCTCTAGATTTGAATTAAAAAAAGGTGACCCAGTAAGGATCACCAAAATAGAGGGATTAGTTTTTTATGTCGAAGGCAAAATATTAAATCGTTAATTAGTATTATTGTAATTTGTGGACAAAATCTCGAACACGATCAACGCCTTTTTTTATGCTATCTAAATCTATGGCATAAGAAAATCGAACGCAAGTAGGCGCAGCAAAGTCGGCACAAGGAACCAGCGCAACGGCTTCTTCGTCCAAAAGCAATTTTGCAAATGTGGCCGCAGAGTCAATTTTTATGCCGTTATAAGATTTGCCGTATAGATCAGAAATATCAACGAAGCAATAGAATGCGCCATGAGGTTTGACTACTTTAAAGCCCTTTATTTCTGTGAGAGCACCATATAAAAAATCACGCCTTTTGGCAAATTCTATCTGCATCTCATCTACAAATTGGCGTCCTTCGGATAGTGCAGCGAGGGCGGCCATTTGCGCAATGGAGTTTGGATTAGATGTAGAATGAGATTGGATATTTGCCACGGTGCTAGCTATTGTTTGTGGTGCAGCTAAGAACCCGATTCTCCAGCCGGTCATGGCAAAGCCTTTAGATAGCCCGTTAATTGTAATGGTGTGATTATAAATTTCATCCGAAAGTCCCGCAACGCAAACGTGTTCAATTCCATCATATACGAGGTATTCATAAATTTCGTCAGAGATAATCCACAAATCATTTTCAACGGCAACGTCGGCTAAGGCTTGTAGTTCATCTTTTGTATATACAACACCCGTTGGGTTAGAAGGCGAATTCAAAACTATGGCACATGTTTTATCGGTAATTGCAGCTCGAAATTCATCCGGAGTAATCTTGAAGTCGTTTGCGGCTTGTGTGGCAACAGCGACAGGAACACCGCCAACTATTTTGATCATCTCTGGGTAACTAAGCCAATACGGTGCCGGCAAAATAACCTCATCCATATAGCTAATGATTGCTGTAAAAGCATTCATAAGAGAGTGCTTTGCCCCATTGCTAACTACAATTTGGCTAGGTTCATAGTGAACGCCATTTTCTTGTGCAAACTTTTTGGCAACAGCCGCTTTTAGAGGCGCGATTCCAGAGGCAGGAGTATATCTGGTAAAGCCGTTATCGATAGCAGTTTTGGCGGCTTCGGCTATATGCAAAGGGGTGTCGAAATCGGGTTCGCCCGCACCAAAGCCAACAACGTCTATGCCGCTCTCTTTTAATTCTTTTGCTTTTGCAGTGATGGCCAAAGTTGAAGATGGTGCTATATTGCGTGCTAGGTTTGATATTTTCATTATGATTCTCCTCGTTTAATTATTTTGTAATCATTATATACGGCTCATTAAAAATGTGCAATACTTAAATTTAAAAATTGCAGAAAAAAAGTAACTTCAAAAATCTGAAGTTACTTGGCATATTCGATCGCTCGTGTTTCTCGTATTATATTTACCTTGATCTGACCAGGATATTCAAGGTCTTTTTCAATTTGTTGAGTAACATCCCGCGCCAAAACCGAAAGTGCCTGATCGTCGACCTGATCGGGAATCACCACAATTCGAATTTCTCTGCCAGCCTGAATTGCAAAAGAAGATTCAACCCCCTCAAAAGAGTTAGCGATTTCTTCTAATTTATTTAGTCGTTTGATATAAGTTTCCAGTGTTTCACGCCTAGCACCAGGGCGAGCTGCAGATATTGTATCTGCCGTTTGCACGATTACAGAAATCATACTGGTAGGCTCCACATCTCCGTGATGCGATTCTACCGCATTAATGACAGTATCGTTTTCTCCATATTTGCGACACAAGTCTACGCCAATTGTAATATGGGACCCCTCTTCTTGCTGTTCATAATCGATAGCTTTTCCAATATCGTGAAGCAATCCCGCACGCTTTGCAAGTCTAACGTCAAATCCCAGCTCAGCGGCAATCAAACCAGATAAAATCGATACCTCTATGGAATGTCGAAGTACATTTTGTCCATAGCTAGTTCGAAATTTCATTTTGCCAAGAAGGCGCATCAGTTCGTGATGAATGCCATGCACTCCTGTTTCAAATGTAGCGGCTTCGCCTTCTTCTAAAATGATAACCTCTATTTCTTTGCGAGCTTTTTCCACCATCTCTTCAATTCTAGTAGGATGAATGCGTCCATCCATAATTAATTTTTCAAGAGCAATTCTAGCGATTTCGCGTCTTATAGGATCAAATCCAGAAAGGACGACTGCCTCTGGAGTATCATCAATAATTAAATTGATGCCAGTTAAGGTTTCCAATGTTCTGATGTTTCGGCCTTCTCGACCAATAATTCTGCCTTTCATCTCATCGTTAGGAAGCGTAACAACCGTCACGGTAGAGTCTACCACATGATCTGCAGCGCATTTTTGAATAGCAAGAGTTAAGATATCTCGTGCTTTTTTTGTAGATTCAAGCTTAGTTTGTGCTTCTATATCTTTGATCAATATAGCAGATTCGCGTCTAATTTCGTTTTCTAAGCTTTTTAGAAGAGTCGCTTTTGCATCGACTGCGCTAATGCCTGCGATTTGTTCTAATTCCTGAGTTTTTTGAAGCTCCAATTTTTCAATTTTTAATTTTGTTTGTTCAATTATCGTTAATTTATTATCAACTTGGCTTTCTTTGTCTTCTAATTGTAAAACTTTTCGATCAATTGTTTCTTCTTTACTCAGTAGCTTAAGTTCTAGCTGCGACAACTCGGCGCGACGCATTTTAGCATCGAGTTCCGCGGCATCTTTTAGTTGAATACAATCTTCTTTGGCAATAAGGAGCATTTCTCGTCGATCAGATTCTCCTTGTTTTATAGCAGCTGCGATAATTTGATCAGCTTGCGCTTTGCCCGCATCAATCGTAGTATTAATGATGCCCAATTGCTTTTCTAAGATATACTTTCGATAAATAAAACCACTGATTATGCCTATAATAAGACCTAAGCCTAGGTTTAATATTGGGATGATGATTTCCACCTCTCTTCCATGTTAAATATAACTAAATACTCAGTAATTGTATAACTTTTCTAAATTTATGTCAACTATGATTTTGTGCTTATAAAAATTGACGAAATAATAAGCGGCAAAAAGTAAAAAAACTCCCCAAAAAGGAGAGTCGCAAAATTAATTTAAGATGGTAAGTTTGACATTAGAAATGACGCCACCAGTGGGCATAGAAATAATGACTTCGTTTAAACCGTCTCGAATAATCGCGGGGTTGGCTATGTCAAAATCCATAAATGTAAATAAGTCTCCGCTCTTGTTTGTATCGTCGAGACTTCTGGTGCCAACATCAACCCCATTGATAGCAACGCTGAGATTTCCTGCAAACCCCTTGCCCTCACGTCCAAAGTTGACCCTTGCTACTGCCGAATTAATCGACCCCGCATCTGCAACATCGACAGTGAATGTGGCTGCCGCACCGCTAGGAACCAGCTCCTCTACTGAGTAATACGATTCCCGAGCAAGTTTGCCATCAAATACAGTGGCGGGTGCTAGCTGAATTTCAAATATTGCCATCTCCTGAGCTCGCATATGCACGTTATCCAAATCCTCAACAGCTTCTTCGAGATAGTAGAGCTTTGCGTTTTCAAGATAGCAATGTTTTTTTGATGCGGAAGCGATATCGGCACCGAAGTCGAAATCGATCTCTACTTGCGAAGGATTTAAGTTGTGAACCGCGAGGTATACTATGTCCCCCGCGCGGGCGGCAGTGGTAAATATTCGGTCCTCAATGAGCTCGTCGACTGCAACAACATCGGCAGGTACATACGACCCCGCAAAGTCCTTCCATATATCCACATACGCTTCGAGATAAGTCATTTCATCTTGTATGCCCTGATTTGGATTATTATTGTTTACGTATCGATATAGATTATTGTCGCGAGTAGGTGCCCAGCTAGCGATGGGATACAAATATGGTACATACATATCGATGACCTCTGGGTATTGCATGAAGCGCATCATATAGCCGTTAAACGCCGTGAGATTTTGAAAGTTGTCAATCTCGGTTGTGAGGCTATTGTAGCTGCCAGCCTCGGTAATCATAAACGGTTTCACATTGTCAGTATTTTCCATATGCCCGATTAACAAATCCATGACGGCTTCAAATCTGCCTGCTAAAAAACCATCAGAGTTGTCCGCACGGCCGTTGACCATCAAGTCAGAGTTTTCGTAAAAATGATGCGAATACCAGTCGAGCGTATCTTTTGTTGCATCCATAAATTCGAGCTGGTATCTGGCCTCTTCAAAATTGTCGTTTTCGAGATACATAAACGCGCTAGATGGGCCGCCAACCAACGTTTCGGGATTAAGCTCGTGCACTGCGTCGGCAACCATATTGTGAAACTCCGCTAAATATTCCCAAGCAACATCGTCGGAGTGTGTATTAAAAAATTGCCATTCGCCAGAAATTGTAGACTCGTTTTTTACCTCCAAATATTTTGGTGCGTAGTCGCCAAACTTATTATTGAATGCTCTCATTAGATGTGCCGCGGTATCGGCAGCTGCGTCGAAATGTTTGTAGGCTGGAGTTGCCGACTGCGTACTCATTTTGGCACCAGGCTCCCATTGCCAAGTGGGCCACCCGTCAAATGTAATAACATAGTCGTTGCCAATGCTTGGGAACAAATCCGCAGCTTTTTTTTGTAATGCCGGAGCCTCTTGGTATGCCGCATATAA is a genomic window of Candidatus Epulonipiscium viviparus containing:
- the fliJ gene encoding flagellar export protein FliJ; its protein translation is MRFRLESILSLKENIEQVKQKELADAYAKKNRILERKQSLEDEKDELNKIIKDSLRGAITPQELMLNTRYIGVLDTQMQQIAAEIVKADAEIEVKRLALVDAMKERKILENLKEMQLEELKKELLLEEQKLTDEIVGYRYIQQERGEDDSGQ
- the fliI gene encoding flagellar protein export ATPase FliI, whose amino-acid sequence is MISLDKYYNILEKSRVIYKGKVSKVVGSAIESIGPMSNIGDICEIVPKTGNTLLAEVVGFREKNILLMPLGNNSGIGPGCPVISNGQKITIKVDESLLGKVVDWRANPLDGTPNRCKFSVPIEQDAPDPLKRKRIASQMVLGIKAIDGMLSIGSGQRMGIFAGSGVGKSTLMGMIARNAISDINVIALIGERGREVREFLEKDLKEAGLARSIVVVATSDQPALIRLKAAKTATAIAEYFRDQGKQVLFLMDSLTRFSMAQREIGLSIGEPPVSRGYTPSVFGVMPKLLERTGNNEIGGITGLYTVLVDGDDFNEPVTDTARGILDGHIMLSRKIAHRAHYPAIDVLASISRVMGDVISAEHRELATIIKRHMAVYADVEDLINVGAYNRGSNPEIDAAIDKMGAINAFLTQKVDENIPLEQTLEIMRNIVQ
- the fliG gene encoding flagellar motor switch protein FliG codes for the protein MRKGESISSKQKAAMFLISIGPEKSAKIFKYLKDDEIEDLTLEIASIKTVSSQMKKDVLNEFYEICLAQDYIAEGGISYAKQLLEKALGFDKANEVINKLTMNLQVRPFEFARKADASQLINFIQHEHPQTIALILSYLKPTQASTILSALPIEIQVDTAKRIALMDRASPDVVNEIERQFEKRLSALVTEEYTNVGGLDAIVQIINQVDRATEKNIMESLEIEQPELAEEIKKKMFVFEDIVTLGDRDIQRLMREIDNHELAISLKGANEAVKSIIFKNVSTRLAAMIQEDIEFMGPKRVKEIEESQQNIVGIIRKLEEQGEIVIARGSGDEMIV
- the fliF gene encoding flagellar basal-body MS-ring/collar protein FliF → MRETITQVSNNLTERWTNLPSRQKIQIGVGAGAIIVAIIAAVFFFSSPQTAILYQNLDMEAISQIDEVLGANNITYELIDGRTIQVNEEDLNTAKIILTRENVPRGDYTFYDAITNSMSTTEAEKRTKLIYLKQVDLENILMGMEGIAEATVQLNVPEEKNSFIASQMESSASVVLTLHRQISDNQIEGIARLLSNAVDNLKLENITILDSDSNVLFSGDEFGEMTASDQQSLKSSAEKDIVNKLTTLLSPIYDEVAISPNLILDFDYFEQTKEEYTTPITDSQTGLVDQERRKNYEATNIQDGFAPGLDPNVEDVPEYVAGNELSGNYEGGTSDIIYKHNKTLSNEIKNIGTIDYNNSSVAINLTKYNVYDEALLEDTLPDGQTWAEFKLANDVTNILVVEQATIDAIKMGAGLENVAVIAYEKPVFIDKEPFTLQTEDVIPYILLLALGAVIVVVMIRFRKPVEEVVTEDEFEFEDLLPVAGPEEEEEDSLQDIELKEVIETKAKIDKFIDEKPEAVAGLLRNWLEEDWGD
- a CDS encoding flagellar hook-basal body complex protein FliE, with protein sequence MAIGRVNMLGYTPKEIREPNKTTAIDDTSFRLSLNAATDLLKATQEAENVSTNLTYDFITGQSENIHDLMIAQEKSSTMLSFTMKVQNKIMTAYNEIIKIPV
- the flgC gene encoding flagellar basal body rod protein FlgC, producing the protein MSFFSGMDIAATGLTAQRFRLDVITQNLANINSTRTPDGGPYQRRTVLFESIPMRDAANKLPDNFHNILNRNLNMYHTSGVQVSGIVEDDTPFPLIFDPTHPDANEEGYVEMPNVDVVTEMVNMISASRSYEANVTAFNNLKSMNTKALDLGR
- the flgB gene encoding flagellar basal body rod protein FlgB yields the protein MFENIDITKKALDASMLRYQHLTNNIANIDTVGYKRTDVEFGSILARELQMHGRKNIDLNRIQPRVYYDNAGARTRLDGNNIDIDKEMSQLSQETLRYNTLIQRATSQVQRYQNIFQQLQ
- a CDS encoding NfeD family protein, which gives rise to MWIILVIVTLFCYLKYRDNIFRVLLLCSILTLVSASFIESIHLQVALFLVYCLAGLIFLILLKQPIFNVKRKYNLQNAVGKIAIVSEPLDAEKEGAVKFNGDVWHAKTTSRFELKKGDPVRITKIEGLVFYVEGKILNR
- a CDS encoding pyridoxal phosphate-dependent aminotransferase is translated as MKISNLARNIAPSSTLAITAKAKELKESGIDVVGFGAGEPDFDTPLHIAEAAKTAIDNGFTRYTPASGIAPLKAAVAKKFAQENGVHYEPSQIVVSNGAKHSLMNAFTAIISYMDEVILPAPYWLSYPEMIKIVGGVPVAVATQAANDFKITPDEFRAAITDKTCAIVLNSPSNPTGVVYTKDELQALADVAVENDLWIISDEIYEYLVYDGIEHVCVAGLSDEIYNHTITINGLSKGFAMTGWRIGFLAAPQTIASTVANIQSHSTSNPNSIAQMAALAALSEGRQFVDEMQIEFAKRRDFLYGALTEIKGFKVVKPHGAFYCFVDISDLYGKSYNGIKIDSAATFAKLLLDEEAVALVPCADFAAPTCVRFSYAIDLDSIKKGVDRVRDFVHKLQ
- the rny gene encoding ribonuclease Y, with amino-acid sequence MEIIIPILNLGLGLIIGIISGFIYRKYILEKQLGIINTTIDAGKAQADQIIAAAIKQGESDRREMLLIAKEDCIQLKDAAELDAKMRRAELSQLELKLLSKEETIDRKVLQLEDKESQVDNKLTIIEQTKLKIEKLELQKTQELEQIAGISAVDAKATLLKSLENEIRRESAILIKDIEAQTKLESTKKARDILTLAIQKCAADHVVDSTVTVVTLPNDEMKGRIIGREGRNIRTLETLTGINLIIDDTPEAVVLSGFDPIRREIARIALEKLIMDGRIHPTRIEEMVEKARKEIEVIILEEGEAATFETGVHGIHHELMRLLGKMKFRTSYGQNVLRHSIEVSILSGLIAAELGFDVRLAKRAGLLHDIGKAIDYEQQEEGSHITIGVDLCRKYGENDTVINAVESHHGDVEPTSMISVIVQTADTISAARPGARRETLETYIKRLNKLEEIANSFEGVESSFAIQAGREIRIVVIPDQVDDQALSVLARDVTQQIEKDLEYPGQIKVNIIRETRAIEYAK